In [Phormidium] sp. ETS-05, the genomic window TAGATGAATTTGAAAGAGGCAGCCTCCAGCTCTACCGCAATGCTCAACAAGAAGGGTCGATCGCATGATTAATCCGTATGAGGCGGAAATAGTTGCCAATTCAGCCAGCATAAGGGAGTAATTGCAGCTATTCACCAGAGATTTGTTAAAACGGGCCGGTTGGAGAAGCAATTAGGGAAAGACCTAAACTGGCTGTTTGAATTGCGTAGCATCGCTGATTACGGCGAAACTCGCCACGTTCCACCTGACGAAGCAGAAAAAGCGATCGCGGCTGCTGCTGCTTTTATCAGTCGGATTAAGGAAATTCTTGGCAGGAGTTAATATACAGCAGCAGAGGCGGAGGTTATGGCTATTCTGGCAAAACACCGGGATATGTCATTCTAGCCTTGGCGGGAATCCATTGCTAATCCGTAGCGAATCCGGCAATATGCTGTATGTCTGAATGACCGATAGTAGGTGGAGTTTAGTGATGGATAAAAGGGGCGATCGGTCTTATTCTGAGGGATGAGAGAATAAGCCCGATCTGCCTAAGTTCAAATTAGGTTAGGTGTGGATATATGATTATTGGTTGCGCCACTGCCAATAAGCCATCAATGGACTGACTGTAACACTTAGTAATTTATCTTGATCTTGCATCTCGCTCACAATGGATTCCGGATCGTTTCCTACTGCAAGATGTAAATGTGGCGCCCCATTGAACCAGCCGACTAAACCCACATCTTCACCAGCATTGATTCGTTTACCTTCCCATAAACCACTTGAAGATTGCAAATGATGGTAAATCCATTGACGGCCATCATCAGACTTAATTCCTACACCAACGTAACCATCGCCCTCGCCACCAAACCACTGAACTGTGCCCCCAACAGCAGCTTTAATTGGAGTCCCATAGTCTGCTCCCATATCAAAAGCTGAGTGCCACCAACCAGTTGTTCCATTAATTATTGCTTCACTATTGTGGTAACTTTCGTCATAAGCATAACCAGCACCCATAGGCACTCGATAGCCAAAGATAGCAGTAGAAAGATCAGTGTAAATCTGCTCGATCCGATCATCTGTTTTCCATCGCTGATCTCCGTCACTACTATATTGCTCAAATTGATTATTATCCCCACTTTGGCGATCCCACTCATCCTCGCTCAAGGATGCGAGTTCGGGATAGTAATCGCTCCCATTGTCTGGCTGCCATGACAAATCTAAGTAGGCATTACCTTCCCTTTCAAATAAATAAGCAAACACATAATGATAGCCACTGCTACTCGGTTGAAAAATGTATTCATTAAAACCTTGATAAGCATAATTCCAATCATTCGTCAAGCTCTGCCAATTTTCCCCATCTTGGCTGATCAATAAATAAAATCCATCATCACCACTGACCCGAAACCTATAGCTTGTATTGGCATCAAAGTATGAATCATGCCACATTCCCATGATGAAATAATCTGAATATCCGCCGATAGAGAATGTTGAGGATATGCCGTTAGATACTGTTGATCCCAAATCTAGGTTGATGCCATTTAATCCATCATCCCGTTTAGATAGAGTAGTATCTCCTAAATAATTCCAGTTCCAATCCCAAACATAAGTTGTCCAAGCTGTGTCTGATGTTTCCACTAAAATAGGCTGTCCGTAGGGACTGATGGTGGTTTGGTCATTTTCTGATTGCCAAGCCAGAACATCAGCCTGACTCAAATTCTTGCCTTGAACAAATGCGGCAAAAATTTGTCCTTCATCTCCCGGAGCATCAACCGGATTCACACGAGCATCTATGGAATGGCCGATTTCTTCCAAAAGCACCCCAGCGATCGCATCTGAATTATTGGCATTTTGCAGGAGAAACGGTTGAGAAACGTAAACGGTATTAGTGAGAGAATCGAAGGCACCGGACACTCCCCCAATATCTTCACCAGAAAGAATCTCGATTTTGGGCAAGTCTTGAGCATTTGCCAACTGAGCAATCAAATTATTTACCGCTGCCAAATCCACTTCTTGTCCAAAAGCCGTGGCGATTTTAGTGGCCAAATCAGGAGCAGCAAGAAAATCATTGAGTTGCTCTGTGGCTACTGCCAAACCTTGTGTCAATAACTCATTAACATTTGGTAATGCTGCAGCAATACTAGACGAACCACCTAAAAGCATCCCCCCAGCAAAAGTTTGAGTTTGTGAATTAGGTAATGTAGGTAATCCTGGAGGTGGTAGAGGTGGCGGAGGTGGTGGAGGTGGCGGAGTTGGTTTTAGTCCTAAATTAGATGTAGGGTCTCCTACTAGCTGCCGTCCTTCTCTTGCCCCATAATTAATTAAGTGGTCAAACAACTGCTCACCTGTGGTCAAACCAGCGGCTCCCAAGTCCTGATTCGCCGCTGCATAAAAGTTTAAGTCAACATTGGGAGAGAAAAGGCGTCTTTCATTGACGCCATAAGCAATTAAATGGTCTAAAAACTGCCTGTTACTGGTCAAGCCAGCCGCCTGTAAGTCGGGATTGATAGCGGCATAGTAATCTATCTCAACATAAGGGGAGAAACTCCGCCCCTCATCAATGCCAAATGTAATGAAATGGTTAAATAACGCTTCGGGACCTACCAAACCAGCCGCTGCTAAGTCTGGATTCATCGTGGAGTAGTAATTAGCATCAAATGCTTGTGAAATTTCCAACATGACTTTACTGCCCTTGCCAGTTAATACTT contains:
- a CDS encoding HEPN domain-containing protein, translating into MEKQLGKDLNWLFELRSIADYGETRHVPPDEAEKAIAAAAAFISRIKEILGRS
- a CDS encoding M23 family metallopeptidase, with protein sequence MAPVSFPGCRLTQVLTGKGSKVMLEISQAFDANYYSTMNPDLAAAGLVGPEALFNHFITFGIDEGRSFSPYVEIDYYAAINPDLQAAGLTSNRQFLDHLIAYGVNERRLFSPNVDLNFYAAANQDLGAAGLTTGEQLFDHLINYGAREGRQLVGDPTSNLGLKPTPPPPPPPPPLPPPGLPTLPNSQTQTFAGGMLLGGSSSIAAALPNVNELLTQGLAVATEQLNDFLAAPDLATKIATAFGQEVDLAAVNNLIAQLANAQDLPKIEILSGEDIGGVSGAFDSLTNTVYVSQPFLLQNANNSDAIAGVLLEEIGHSIDARVNPVDAPGDEGQIFAAFVQGKNLSQADVLAWQSENDQTTISPYGQPILVETSDTAWTTYVWDWNWNYLGDTTLSKRDDGLNGINLDLGSTVSNGISSTFSIGGYSDYFIMGMWHDSYFDANTSYRFRVSGDDGFYLLISQDGENWQSLTNDWNYAYQGFNEYIFQPSSSGYHYVFAYLFEREGNAYLDLSWQPDNGSDYYPELASLSEDEWDRQSGDNNQFEQYSSDGDQRWKTDDRIEQIYTDLSTAIFGYRVPMGAGYAYDESYHNSEAIINGTTGWWHSAFDMGADYGTPIKAAVGGTVQWFGGEGDGYVGVGIKSDDGRQWIYHHLQSSSGLWEGKRINAGEDVGLVGWFNGAPHLHLAVGNDPESIVSEMQDQDKLLSVTVSPLMAYWQWRNQ